In the genome of Populus trichocarpa isolate Nisqually-1 chromosome 6, P.trichocarpa_v4.1, whole genome shotgun sequence, one region contains:
- the LOC112323247 gene encoding VIN3-like protein 1, producing MDLEDTFLAKVSGVQSLSSSVQSTPEKNGNSDDASRSPELLQEFLKSGPKKELLRTCFDKEKKQTASSKSKMTELLKTGNKTYKKQESKKAASSPNNQPSFKKQQRKGENPMRLVPSSEQSSEFGCSNSWICKNSACRAVLSIDDTFCKRCSCCICHLFDDNKDPSLWLVCTSDNGQGDSCELSCHIECALQREKVGVVDLGQLMQLDGSYCCASCGKVSGILGSWKKHLIIAKDARRLDVLCYRIYLSYRLLDGTSRFKELHGIIKDAKAKIETEVGPVDGVSAKMARGIVSRLSVAGDVQKLCSLAIEKAEEWLTTVSSANPNCREDSLPAACRFLFEEVKSSSVVIILIELSTALSDDIKGYKLWYCKSREETHAKEPICMFPRSQRRILISNLQPCTEYTFRIVSYTEAGDLGHSEAKCFTKSIEIIQKNPNPSVARNGKKENTVTGGYTSSYNRDSKTTTAVNSSGFMVRDLGKILHLAGAQKQGCFEGFCSADTEKCCGGSKVVKPQTSEDPVPSISHGLDLNVVSVPDLNEELTPFESSRDEDNGCTLEQAIEADDDAASHDVEKNDLARSHGTGDSQTWMHGPSREVPTVDSRSELCRKRAAHTNEDVHDCDSTLINESPFRVSSGSGYLDENFEYCVKAIRWLECEGYINQEFRLKLLTWFSLRSTEQERRVVNTFIQTLIDDPSSLGGQLVDSFSDIISSKRPRNGFCGKLWH from the exons ATGGACTTAGAGGATACATTCCTTGCTAAAG TTTCTGGTGTTCAAAGCCTTTCTTCCAGTGTGCAAAGCACCCCGGAAAAAAATGGCAATTCAGATGATGCTTCTAGAAGTCCAGAACTCCTTCAAGAGTTTCTAAAATCTGGTCCCAAAAAGGAACTTCTTCGAACTTGCtttgacaaagaaaagaaacaaacagcTTCATCAAAAAGCAAAATGACAGAACTTCTGAAGACAGGTAACAAAACTTATAAGAAGCAGGAATCCAAAAAAGCTGCTTCTAGTCCCAATAATCAACCTTCTTTTAAGAAGCAACAAAGAAAGGGGGAAAACCCAATGCGACTTGTACCTTCTTCTGAGCAGTCATCTGAGTTTGGATGTTCAAACTCATGGATATGTAAAAATTCAGCTTGCAGAGCTGTTCTATCCATTGACGACACATTTTGCAAGAGGTGCTCTTGCTGTATTTGTCATTTATTTGATGACAATAAAGACCCTAGTCTCTGGTTGGTTTGCACATCTGACAATGGTCAGGGGGACTCCTGTGAGCTATCTTGTCATATTGAGTGTGCCCTTCAACGTGAAAAGGTCGGGGTTGTTGACCTTGGCCAATTGATGCAGTTAGATGGTAGTTATTGTTGTGCTTCTTGTGGTAAAGTTTCAGGGATTCTCGG AAGTTGGAAGAAGCATCTAATTATAGCAAAGGATGCTCGTAGACTTGATGTGCTCTGTTATAGGATATACTTGAGCTACAGACTACTTGATGGGACTTCAAGGTTTAAAGAACTGCATGGAATTATCAAGGATGCCAAGGCTAAAATAGAAACAGAAGTAGGTCCAGTAGATGGTGTTTCTGCCAAGATGGCACGTGGCATCGTCAGCAGACTCTCTGTCGCTGGTGATGTACAGAAACTTTGCTCTCTTGCAATTGAAAAGGCAGAAGAATGGCTCACTACCGTTTCTAGTGCAAACCCAAATTGCAGAG AGGATTCCCTTCCTGCTGCTTGCAGATTCTTATTTGAAGAAGTGAAATCCTCATCtgttgtaattattttaattgaattgtctACTGCATTGTCTGATGATATTAAGGGCTACAAGCTCTGGTATTGCAAGAGTAGAGAAGAGACACATGCAAAAGAACCTATTTGCATGTTTCCAAGATCTCAGAGAAGGATTTTGATTTCCAATCTACAGCCCTGCACAGAGTATACTTTTCGGATTGTTTCTTATACAGAGGCTGGTGACTTGGGTCACTCCGAGGCTAAGTGTTTTACCAAGAGCATAgagataattcaaaaaaatcctAATCCTTCAGTTGCAAGGAATGGTAAGAAAGAGAATACTGTCACCGGAGGATATACTTCTAGTTACAATAGGGATTCCAAAACTACAACTGCTGTTAATTCTTCTGGATTCATGGTTCGTGACCTTGGAAAGATTCTTCATCTGGCTGGGGCTCAAAAGCAAGGCTGCTTTGAAGGTTTCTGCAGTGCTGATACCGAAAAATGCTGTGGAGGCAGCAAAGTGGTCAAGCCTCAAACTTCAGAAGATCCAGTGCCATCTATTTCACATGGGCTAGACTTAAATGTTGTTTCAGTGCCTGATTTGAATGAAGAGCTGACTCCATTTGAGTCCTCCCGTGATGAGGATAATGGGTGCACTTTGGAGCAGGCAATTGAGGCAGATGATGATGCTGCTTCCCATGATGTAGAGAAAAATGATTTAGCAAGATCTCATGGTACTGGTGACTCCCAGACCTGGATGCATGGGCCAAGCAGGGAAGTGCCCACTGTTGATTCCCGGTCAGAGTTGTGCAGGAAAAGGGCTGCACACACGAATGAAGACGTGCATGACTGTGATAGCACTTTGATAAATGAATCACCATTCCGTGTGTCCAGTGGTTCAGGTTACCTGGATGAGAACTTTGAGTACTGTGTGAAGGCGATCCGTTGGTTGGAATGTGAGGGTTACATTAACCAGGAATTTAGGTTGAAATTGCTGACATGGTTTAGTTTGAGATCAACGGAACAAGAACGTAGAGTGGTTAACACCTTTATCCAAACTCTGATTGATGATCCTAGTAGCCTGGGAGGACAGTTGGTTGACTCCTTTTCAGATATCATATCCAGCAAGAGGCCACGGAATGGATTCTGTGGCAAGCTGTGGCATTAA